The following proteins are encoded in a genomic region of Bernardetia sp. MNP-M8:
- the rlmN gene encoding 23S rRNA (adenine(2503)-C(2))-methyltransferase RlmN has product MNTPTIKVSLQEIENKKTDIRKLTLAEISEELQKLGEPKFRAKQIWQWLWEKSVTSFEQMTNLSQKLRETLQENFVINALTISEEQKSNDGTVKSSFRLYDGKIVEGVLIPVKDRMTACISSQVGCSLSCKFCATGYMGKKRNIEAAEIYDQVVAISKQAEENFNQSLSNIVYMGMGEPLMNYKNVLQSIDRLTSPDGLNMSPKRITVSTAGIAKFIKMLADDNVKFNLALSLHAANDEKRNEIMDINESNSLEVLAEALKYFYDKTGNRITYEYILFDDFNDSLKDADELYRFCKHVPCRVNIIEYNPIEEAEYKKPTEERIEKFAGYLIKRGVRTTVRRSRGKDIDAACGQLANKKG; this is encoded by the coding sequence ATGAATACGCCAACTATAAAAGTATCGCTTCAAGAGATAGAAAATAAAAAAACAGATATCCGAAAACTAACTTTAGCCGAAATTTCGGAAGAACTACAAAAATTAGGAGAACCAAAATTTAGAGCAAAACAGATTTGGCAATGGCTTTGGGAAAAATCAGTTACTTCATTTGAGCAAATGACAAATCTTTCTCAAAAACTTAGAGAAACGTTGCAAGAAAATTTTGTTATTAATGCCCTTACCATTTCAGAAGAGCAAAAAAGCAATGACGGAACTGTAAAATCTTCTTTTCGATTGTATGATGGCAAAATAGTAGAAGGCGTTTTGATTCCTGTTAAAGATAGAATGACAGCCTGTATTTCGTCGCAAGTGGGTTGTTCGCTTTCTTGTAAGTTTTGTGCAACAGGGTATATGGGTAAGAAACGAAATATTGAAGCTGCCGAAATTTATGATCAAGTAGTTGCTATTTCAAAGCAAGCAGAAGAGAATTTTAATCAATCTCTTTCGAATATTGTCTATATGGGAATGGGCGAACCCTTGATGAACTATAAAAATGTTTTGCAATCTATTGATAGACTGACTTCTCCAGATGGACTAAATATGTCGCCAAAAAGAATTACTGTTTCGACAGCAGGAATTGCAAAGTTTATCAAAATGCTTGCCGATGATAACGTCAAATTTAATCTTGCTTTGTCTTTGCATGCTGCAAATGATGAAAAGCGAAACGAAATTATGGATATTAATGAGAGTAATTCGTTGGAAGTTTTGGCAGAAGCCTTGAAGTATTTTTATGACAAGACAGGAAATAGAATTACATACGAGTATATTTTGTTTGATGATTTTAATGACTCATTGAAAGATGCTGATGAGCTGTATCGTTTTTGTAAGCACGTTCCTTGCCGAGTAAATATCATCGAATACAATCCAATAGAAGAAGCTGAATATAAGAAACCAACTGAAGAAAGAATAGAAAAATTTGCAGGTTATTTGATTAAAAGAGGGGTACGTACAACTGTCAGAAGAAGTAGAGGAAAAGATATTGATGCAGCTTGTGGACAACTTGCCAATAAAAAGGGTTAA
- a CDS encoding O-acetyl-ADP-ribose deacetylase — MSVKLLLQRGDITKIAVDAIVNAANTSLLGGGGVDGAIHRSGGKEILEECIKIRNKQGGCKTGEAVYTKAGNLSAKYVIHTVGSVWQDGEHGERELLANCYKNSLQIAEELQIKSISFPNISTGVYKFPKEEAAEIALNTVNKFVNQSEDSTLEEIIFVCFDEENYKIYERLMRLSNL, encoded by the coding sequence ATGTCAGTTAAACTTTTATTACAACGAGGAGATATTACCAAAATAGCTGTTGATGCTATTGTAAATGCTGCAAATACATCACTGTTGGGTGGTGGTGGCGTTGATGGTGCAATTCATAGGTCAGGAGGAAAAGAAATTTTAGAAGAATGTATTAAAATACGTAACAAGCAAGGAGGTTGTAAAACTGGAGAGGCTGTTTATACAAAAGCAGGTAATTTATCAGCTAAGTATGTTATTCATACAGTAGGTTCAGTTTGGCAAGACGGAGAACACGGAGAAAGAGAACTTTTAGCCAATTGCTATAAAAACTCATTACAAATTGCTGAAGAGTTGCAAATCAAATCTATTTCATTTCCTAATATAAGTACAGGAGTTTATAAGTTTCCAAAAGAAGAGGCTGCCGAGATTGCTCTAAATACTGTAAATAAGTTTGTAAATCAAAGCGAAGATTCTACTTTAGAAGAAATTATCTTTGTTTGTTTTGATGAAGAGAATTATAAAATTTATGAGCGTTTGATGAGATTATCTAATTTATGA
- a CDS encoding MBL fold metallo-hydrolase, whose amino-acid sequence MTLHTIDTGLFKLDGGAMFGVVPKVMWQKLNPADEKNMCTWAMRCLLIEDGNKLILIDTGIGNKQDEKFVSHFHLHGDDSLEKSLKQKGFSTSDITDVFLTHLHFDHCGGAIKREKNKLIPVFDNATYWSNTEHWNWAIEPNPREKASFLKENILPIKESGQLKLLSSNQKTDSLPFDLRFVDGHTEKQMLPQIKYKDRTIVFCADLIPSVHHVRLPYIMAYDMQPLKTLSEKEELLNEAVENDYILFFEHDPVNQCCTLQRTERGIMPKEIGMLSDFV is encoded by the coding sequence ATGACTTTACATACAATAGATACAGGACTTTTCAAATTAGATGGTGGTGCAATGTTTGGTGTTGTTCCAAAAGTAATGTGGCAAAAACTCAATCCTGCTGATGAAAAAAATATGTGTACGTGGGCAATGCGTTGTCTTTTGATAGAAGATGGAAATAAACTTATTCTTATTGATACAGGAATAGGGAACAAACAAGATGAAAAGTTTGTCAGTCACTTTCATTTGCATGGCGATGACTCTTTAGAAAAATCGTTGAAACAAAAAGGTTTTTCAACTTCTGATATTACAGACGTTTTTCTTACTCATTTGCATTTTGACCATTGTGGAGGCGCAATAAAAAGAGAAAAGAACAAACTGATTCCTGTTTTTGATAATGCAACATATTGGTCAAATACAGAACATTGGAACTGGGCTATCGAACCCAACCCAAGAGAAAAAGCTTCATTTTTAAAAGAAAATATACTTCCTATAAAAGAAAGTGGACAATTAAAACTTCTTTCTAGCAATCAAAAAACAGATTCTTTGCCGTTTGATTTGCGCTTTGTGGACGGACACACCGAAAAACAAATGTTACCTCAAATAAAATATAAAGATAGAACAATTGTGTTTTGTGCAGACCTTATTCCATCAGTTCATCATGTACGCCTGCCTTATATTATGGCGTATGATATGCAGCCTTTAAAGACACTTTCTGAAAAAGAAGAACTATTGAATGAAGCTGTCGAAAATGATTATATTTTATTTTTCGAACACGACCCAGTTAATCAATGTTGCACCTTGCAGAGAACAGAAAGAGGAATTATGCCAAAAGAAATTGGAATGTTGAGTGATTTTGTATAA
- a CDS encoding homogentisate 1,2-dioxygenase, with protein MSYYQKMGQIPPKRHTQFRQEDGSLYHEQLVSSRGFDGIYTILYHINPPTKIKKMLEPIPVKTELLTDYPLQPMHLKTSLSERTGGDFLDARIPLLANNECVLSICNPSKNTMDYFYKNGEKDEVIYMHDGNGYLYCPQGKLRVKKGDYVVIPRTTVYKMEFDKNEVDENGNKVEVRMMITESRAPIETVNRYRNRMGQLLEHSPYCERDIHGPQELVTEKEPKETLIKTKKGNFLHQHVYDFSPLDVVGWDGCLYPYTLSIYDFEPITGRIHQPPPVHQTFQSEGGFVICSFVPRLFDYHPDSIPAPYNHSNIDSDEVLFYAEGDFMSRKGIDRGSFTIHPGGIVHGPHPGTYEASIGKKATHEYAVMVDTFRPLYLTKQALEYVDTNYAYSWLE; from the coding sequence ATGAGTTATTATCAGAAAATGGGTCAGATTCCACCCAAACGACATACCCAATTCCGACAAGAAGATGGTAGTTTGTATCACGAACAACTTGTCAGCTCTCGTGGATTTGATGGTATTTACACAATACTTTATCATATCAATCCACCCACAAAAATCAAAAAAATGCTTGAGCCTATTCCTGTAAAAACGGAATTGCTTACAGATTATCCTCTGCAACCTATGCACCTCAAAACTTCTCTTTCTGAAAGAACAGGTGGAGATTTTTTAGATGCTCGTATCCCTTTGCTTGCCAACAATGAGTGTGTGTTGTCAATTTGCAACCCAAGTAAAAATACAATGGATTATTTTTATAAAAATGGCGAAAAGGATGAAGTAATTTATATGCACGATGGAAATGGATATTTATATTGCCCACAAGGAAAATTGAGAGTGAAAAAAGGCGATTATGTAGTCATTCCAAGAACTACAGTTTATAAAATGGAATTTGACAAAAATGAAGTAGATGAAAATGGAAATAAAGTAGAAGTCAGAATGATGATTACTGAATCTCGTGCGCCTATCGAAACAGTTAATCGTTATCGTAATCGAATGGGGCAACTTTTAGAGCATTCGCCTTATTGTGAACGTGACATTCATGGCCCTCAAGAATTAGTTACAGAAAAAGAGCCAAAAGAAACACTTATCAAAACAAAAAAAGGAAATTTTTTACATCAACATGTTTATGATTTCTCTCCTTTAGATGTTGTCGGTTGGGATGGTTGTTTGTATCCTTATACACTTTCAATTTATGATTTTGAGCCAATTACTGGACGTATTCATCAGCCACCACCTGTTCATCAGACCTTTCAATCAGAGGGTGGTTTTGTAATTTGCTCATTTGTTCCTCGTCTTTTTGATTATCATCCAGATTCTATTCCTGCACCTTACAATCACTCAAACATTGATTCTGATGAAGTTCTTTTTTATGCAGAAGGAGATTTTATGAGTAGAAAAGGAATTGATAGAGGTTCTTTTACCATTCACCCTGGGGGAATTGTTCACGGTCCTCATCCTGGAACGTATGAGGCAAGTATAGGTAAAAAAGCAACACACGAATATGCCGTAATGGTCGATACTTTCCGTCCTCTATATCTAACAAAACAAGCATTAGAGTATGTAGATACCAATTATGCGTATAGTTGGTTAGAATAA
- a CDS encoding lysylphosphatidylglycerol synthase transmembrane domain-containing protein → MSSTSNPNPKLNSKNVTAKAPDEKEVFKTLNTNKIYIPVLIGLGVAVYFFLEKVDIPIFLDALGKSNWLWFLAALIMLLARDAGYIYRIRMISDEELSWKSSMYIILLWEFASAVTPSVVGGTAVAIFILNREGLSFGKSMAYVMMTALLDNFFFIVFSPLAIFVSNSFDFMVFPAISADIFNEFVQQQGLKGAFYVSYGLTVLYAMFFAYGLIINPKGFKWLLIKITSIKFLKRFQEGAINTGNEMIIAAKALRGSGISLWIKAIFLTFFIWIARYLMLNCLISAFTPLDAVDHLFVFARQIAMWIVMLLSPTPGSSGTAEAVFCLFYAEYLQKEFCAAVGILWRLFYYYPYLFIGALVLPRWLIRVNKNRKKKKK, encoded by the coding sequence ATGTCTTCTACTTCCAATCCTAACCCTAAATTAAATTCTAAGAACGTAACTGCTAAAGCTCCTGATGAAAAAGAAGTTTTTAAGACACTCAACACGAATAAAATTTATATTCCCGTTTTGATTGGATTAGGTGTTGCAGTTTATTTTTTCTTAGAAAAAGTTGATATTCCTATTTTTTTAGATGCTTTAGGCAAATCAAACTGGCTTTGGTTTTTAGCTGCCTTAATTATGCTGTTGGCTAGAGATGCAGGTTACATATATCGTATTAGAATGATTAGTGATGAAGAGCTTTCTTGGAAATCTAGTATGTATATTATTTTATTATGGGAATTTGCGTCTGCTGTTACTCCTTCTGTGGTGGGTGGAACGGCCGTTGCTATTTTTATTCTGAATCGGGAAGGATTATCCTTTGGAAAATCGATGGCATACGTCATGATGACTGCCTTATTAGATAATTTCTTTTTTATTGTTTTTTCTCCTTTAGCTATTTTTGTTTCTAACTCATTTGATTTTATGGTTTTCCCTGCTATTTCGGCAGATATATTCAACGAATTTGTACAACAACAAGGTTTAAAAGGAGCTTTTTATGTAAGTTATGGTTTGACAGTGCTTTATGCGATGTTTTTTGCCTATGGTCTTATCATAAATCCAAAAGGTTTTAAATGGCTTTTGATAAAAATTACATCCATCAAATTTCTCAAAAGATTTCAAGAAGGCGCAATAAATACAGGCAACGAAATGATAATTGCTGCCAAGGCATTACGTGGAAGTGGAATATCATTATGGATAAAAGCTATTTTTCTAACCTTTTTTATATGGATAGCTCGTTATTTGATGCTCAACTGCTTGATATCTGCTTTTACTCCTCTTGATGCTGTGGATCATCTTTTCGTATTTGCTCGTCAGATAGCGATGTGGATTGTCATGCTTCTTTCTCCAACCCCTGGAAGCAGTGGAACAGCAGAAGCTGTTTTTTGTCTGTTTTATGCAGAATATTTGCAAAAAGAGTTTTGTGCAGCAGTAGGTATTTTGTGGAGACTTTTCTATTATTATCCGTATCTATTTATAGGAGCATTAGTTTTACCTCGTTGGCTAATTAGAGTAAATAAGAACAGAAAAAAGAAGAAGAAGTAA
- a CDS encoding SpoIIE family protein phosphatase: MLSKLINIQIKLSFCTRFIIRSFFVIGLLFCFSNAVMAQTKIIMGTTSDTKGNSVEGVTVIMPNIGKGVSNSNGGFTIEYPASKGYPKKVNIEKEGYSLVDYDMGRNGLSITLRKLDKTLKGQVFAQKNTPLAGAEIIWKGVNYEKVTKADAVGNFYMEIPNGKTVTSSSEFIINGKKINGRFFSYNNKLNEVNIVLSGDLSNPVLKAEKPKKEEIKEKVEEDTTTVKERVNLEKVVNDLEMQKSLLAEQGYKIRRAMEEIAEELNSSNITAQEKSRLRRELDALSKQLIENEVAFEAAQAETRKLMDKIRGLLYEKDSITTAFTEKIEEVEAEKELARLQMIVVGIVALLLLVVAGGAYFVSRKINKQNEDLEKSNHDLNQTKGELETKIEQIETLNKEVTTKNQKITDSIRYAQTIQEAILPAAIEFEKAFADYFVLYSPKDMVSGDFYWMTNQYTLDGQKTVLATVDCTGHGVPGAFMSMIGNTLLNEIVNQEKIFDTAQILTRLHEGVKKSLQQNNMSNDDGMDVCICTIHFNSDETAHVQFTGAKRPLYYFQNSFLQSLKGDVKSIGGRDRKEKPFTTQDLYLMKGDCLYLMTDGFSDQQNSDNKKFGTTRLLELLEKNASLALPVQKQELNDELQTHSWGVEQRDDITIVGVKI; the protein is encoded by the coding sequence ATGTTATCCAAATTAATAAATATTCAAATAAAGCTCTCTTTTTGTACTCGTTTTATTATTCGTTCTTTCTTTGTAATCGGTTTGTTGTTTTGCTTTTCCAATGCAGTTATGGCACAAACAAAAATTATTATGGGAACGACTAGTGATACAAAAGGTAATTCTGTCGAAGGTGTTACCGTCATTATGCCCAACATTGGTAAAGGAGTCAGTAATAGCAATGGTGGATTTACAATAGAGTATCCAGCTTCAAAAGGATATCCAAAAAAAGTAAATATAGAGAAAGAAGGATATTCTTTGGTAGATTATGATATGGGACGAAATGGTCTTTCTATTACATTAAGGAAATTAGATAAGACTTTGAAAGGACAAGTTTTTGCACAAAAAAATACTCCTTTGGCTGGTGCAGAAATAATTTGGAAGGGTGTAAACTATGAAAAAGTAACTAAGGCTGATGCTGTTGGGAATTTTTATATGGAAATTCCGAATGGAAAAACGGTAACTTCTTCTTCAGAATTTATAATTAATGGAAAAAAAATAAATGGTAGATTTTTTTCTTATAACAACAAATTGAATGAAGTGAATATAGTGCTTTCAGGAGATTTATCTAATCCTGTTTTGAAAGCTGAGAAACCAAAAAAAGAAGAGATTAAAGAAAAGGTAGAAGAAGATACCACAACTGTAAAAGAGCGAGTCAATCTAGAAAAGGTAGTAAATGATCTTGAAATGCAGAAAAGTTTGCTTGCAGAACAAGGTTATAAAATACGTAGAGCTATGGAAGAAATAGCTGAAGAACTCAATAGCAGTAACATTACGGCACAAGAAAAAAGTAGATTAAGAAGAGAGCTTGATGCACTATCAAAACAACTTATAGAAAATGAAGTTGCTTTTGAAGCAGCACAAGCTGAAACACGGAAACTAATGGATAAAATTAGAGGACTTTTGTATGAAAAAGATTCTATTACAACAGCCTTTACAGAAAAAATAGAAGAAGTAGAGGCTGAAAAGGAATTGGCTCGTCTTCAAATGATTGTTGTAGGTATTGTCGCTTTACTTCTCTTAGTAGTTGCTGGTGGTGCTTATTTTGTTTCTCGTAAAATTAATAAGCAAAATGAAGATTTGGAAAAATCAAATCATGACCTCAATCAAACAAAAGGTGAACTAGAAACCAAAATTGAACAAATTGAAACACTTAATAAAGAAGTTACTACAAAAAACCAAAAGATTACTGATTCAATTCGTTATGCCCAAACTATCCAAGAAGCTATTCTACCTGCTGCAATAGAGTTCGAAAAAGCTTTTGCAGATTACTTTGTGCTATACTCACCTAAAGATATGGTTTCAGGGGATTTTTACTGGATGACAAATCAATATACATTAGATGGACAAAAAACAGTGTTAGCAACTGTCGATTGTACAGGTCATGGAGTTCCAGGGGCATTTATGTCAATGATTGGAAATACACTTTTGAATGAAATTGTAAATCAAGAAAAAATATTTGATACTGCCCAAATTTTGACACGTTTGCATGAAGGTGTAAAAAAGTCATTACAACAGAACAATATGTCAAATGACGATGGAATGGATGTTTGTATTTGCACCATTCATTTTAATTCTGATGAAACAGCTCATGTGCAGTTTACAGGTGCAAAACGCCCTCTTTATTATTTTCAAAATTCATTTTTACAGAGCTTAAAAGGAGACGTAAAATCTATTGGTGGAAGAGATAGAAAAGAAAAACCTTTTACAACACAAGATTTGTATTTGATGAAAGGAGATTGTTTGTATCTCATGACAGATGGTTTTAGTGATCAACAAAATTCCGATAACAAAAAGTTTGGAACAACACGCCTTTTAGAGTTGCTAGAAAAAAATGCTAGTTTGGCACTTCCTGTTCAAAAACAAGAACTAAATGATGAACTCCAAACGCACAGTTGGGGTGTAGAACAGCGTGATGATATTACAATTGTGGGTGTGAAGATATAA
- a CDS encoding tetratricopeptide repeat protein yields the protein MNIQTINIAIQEGNFEKAVEVSTNLLNDFAENPQKEELKFISEGEVLFRRGYAYFKLQEFKKALEDYNLSIQKAENPNAYSERGVLYFTVGKLAEALVNMNIALDLEPDNPYRYSSRAYIRAAAGMTVLAMQDYRKAVELDPEDAIAHNNLGLLEEKVGYQLKANKHFEKADKLREEQSKEDKMLTKKMDSEISQNEENQAKDKSKKEVEVRNETVLSQDSKGEINQNPTTYQGAFKKIFSSKEAFSNALKKARDVYFKK from the coding sequence ATGAACATTCAAACTATAAATATAGCTATTCAAGAAGGAAATTTCGAAAAAGCTGTCGAAGTTTCTACCAATTTATTGAATGATTTTGCTGAAAATCCTCAAAAAGAGGAATTAAAATTTATTTCAGAAGGTGAAGTTTTATTTCGTCGTGGCTATGCTTATTTCAAACTACAAGAATTTAAGAAGGCATTAGAAGATTACAATTTATCTATTCAGAAAGCTGAAAACCCAAATGCGTATAGTGAACGAGGAGTGCTTTACTTTACAGTTGGAAAACTTGCAGAAGCCTTAGTAAATATGAACATTGCCTTAGATTTAGAACCTGATAATCCATATCGTTACTCTAGCCGTGCTTATATTCGTGCAGCAGCAGGAATGACTGTTTTGGCAATGCAAGATTACAGAAAAGCAGTAGAACTAGACCCAGAGGATGCGATTGCTCATAATAATTTAGGACTTTTAGAAGAAAAAGTAGGTTATCAATTAAAAGCAAATAAGCATTTTGAAAAAGCTGATAAACTAAGAGAAGAGCAAAGCAAGGAAGATAAAATGCTAACCAAGAAAATGGATTCGGAAATTAGCCAAAATGAAGAAAATCAGGCTAAAGATAAAAGTAAAAAAGAAGTAGAAGTAAGAAATGAGACCGTATTAAGTCAAGATTCTAAAGGTGAAATAAATCAAAATCCTACAACTTATCAAGGAGCATTTAAAAAAATATTTTCTTCAAAAGAAGCTTTTAGTAATGCACTAAAAAAGGCTAGAGATGTTTATTTTAAAAAGTAA
- the yihA gene encoding ribosome biogenesis GTP-binding protein YihA/YsxC, which translates to MQVNTAKFLESNPSVKTCPSPHMPEYAFIGRSNVGKSSLINAMTNRNSLAKTSSTPGKTQLINHFLINENWYLVDLPGYGWAKVSKSQRRDFEGLITEYLSERKNLVVTFVLVDIRHEPQAIDLEFFEWLGEHQIPFAIVFTKADKLNNSKLVASLERYETVLKSRWEALPPNFITSSVKNEGTEDILVYIEKYNKALEEKFSQIQPIKVTKEELPQPQKQVVQRKKYNQHKPYKKEEQTNELNDFEKKTFDATTPKPVKPSKYASPRKTNSKYTVPFSDSNNSDKPAKNTGKRPVKSTGRNSKAVAKAGKKDFGKDTPKKDFKSTPKSSNSSINKTNPKAAPFKGKTGRPKK; encoded by the coding sequence ATGCAAGTCAATACTGCCAAATTTTTAGAAAGCAATCCGTCTGTAAAGACTTGTCCTTCACCTCACATGCCCGAATATGCTTTCATTGGGCGTTCGAATGTGGGTAAATCTTCTCTTATCAATGCAATGACAAACCGAAATAGTCTTGCAAAAACTTCTTCTACACCAGGTAAGACTCAATTAATAAATCATTTTCTAATAAACGAAAATTGGTATTTAGTAGATTTACCAGGTTATGGTTGGGCAAAAGTGAGTAAATCACAACGAAGAGATTTTGAAGGCTTAATTACAGAGTATCTTTCTGAACGTAAAAATTTAGTAGTAACGTTTGTTTTGGTAGACATCAGGCACGAGCCACAAGCGATTGATTTAGAATTTTTTGAATGGTTGGGAGAACATCAAATTCCTTTTGCTATCGTTTTTACAAAAGCTGACAAACTCAATAATAGTAAATTGGTCGCTTCTTTAGAGCGTTATGAAACAGTTTTGAAATCTCGTTGGGAAGCATTACCTCCTAATTTTATTACTTCGTCAGTTAAAAATGAAGGTACAGAAGATATTTTGGTTTATATAGAAAAATATAATAAGGCATTAGAGGAAAAATTTTCTCAAATTCAGCCTATTAAAGTTACAAAAGAAGAGCTTCCACAGCCACAAAAACAAGTTGTACAAAGAAAAAAATACAATCAACATAAACCGTATAAAAAAGAAGAGCAAACAAATGAATTGAATGATTTTGAGAAAAAAACATTTGATGCAACCACTCCAAAACCAGTAAAGCCTTCAAAATATGCTTCTCCTAGAAAGACAAACTCAAAATATACTGTTCCTTTTTCTGATTCAAATAACAGTGACAAACCTGCTAAAAACACAGGAAAAAGACCTGTAAAGAGTACAGGAAGAAACTCAAAAGCAGTAGCAAAAGCAGGAAAAAAAGATTTTGGAAAAGATACGCCTAAAAAAGATTTCAAATCTACTCCTAAAAGTTCAAACTCTTCTATAAACAAAACCAATCCGAAAGCAGCACCTTTTAAAGGAAAAACAGGGCGACCTAAAAAGTAA
- a CDS encoding DUF5606 domain-containing protein: protein MKLKEVAVISGKPGLYQILKPTRNGVIIEAIGGGRSKIMADASHRISILKEISIYTTTEEGSVPLQDVFHKMYEKYALKMDIKTSDNDALKGLLNDILPEWDKDRVYTSDIKKLVMWYGILAEHAPELIDPAQKEEEEEEETPTTETKSEESAEEPKAKTKKATKKVDAMVEAETTATEEKPKKKTAKKDDKETKAKKTVAKKTDKPSAKTQKPTSKAATKAVKGKRGDK from the coding sequence ATGAAACTTAAAGAAGTAGCCGTTATTTCGGGCAAACCAGGACTGTATCAAATTCTTAAACCTACTCGCAACGGAGTAATTATTGAAGCTATCGGAGGAGGTCGCTCCAAAATTATGGCAGATGCAAGCCATCGTATTTCTATTCTAAAAGAAATTTCTATTTATACAACTACTGAAGAAGGTTCTGTTCCTTTGCAAGATGTATTTCATAAGATGTATGAGAAATATGCTCTCAAAATGGACATCAAAACATCAGACAATGATGCGCTAAAAGGACTTTTAAATGATATTTTGCCAGAATGGGACAAAGATCGTGTTTATACTTCTGACATTAAAAAATTAGTAATGTGGTACGGTATCTTGGCTGAACATGCTCCTGAACTAATAGACCCTGCTCAAAAAGAAGAAGAGGAAGAAGAAGAAACTCCAACAACTGAAACAAAATCGGAAGAAAGTGCTGAAGAGCCTAAAGCAAAAACTAAAAAGGCAACTAAAAAAGTTGATGCAATGGTAGAAGCTGAGACTACTGCAACAGAAGAAAAACCTAAGAAAAAAACAGCTAAAAAAGACGACAAAGAAACAAAAGCAAAGAAAACAGTTGCTAAAAAAACGGATAAGCCATCAGCTAAAACACAGAAACCAACTTCAAAAGCAGCTACCAAAGCTGTAAAAGGTAAGAGAGGAGATAAGTAA
- a CDS encoding metallophosphoesterase: MSQKHIKILEKPKGRRFVISDIHGCSKTFKALVGNKMQLTKDDHLFLLGDYIDKGIDSAGVIDYILYLKENGYKVFPLMGNHELNLLEASQEYNERMFRLFLKINKCKGIVDEQLKIKPHYLAFFESLPYYYELEDYHLVHAGFDFRNEKPFQNYKAMLEIRRFQADTELLKGKKIIHGHTPTNLTDIQKSITNNAVVIPLDNGCVYTKPHKILDYKQLGNLCSLNLDSLELILQKNVE, translated from the coding sequence ATGTCCCAAAAACACATAAAAATACTAGAAAAACCAAAAGGCAGAAGATTTGTAATCAGTGATATTCACGGTTGTAGCAAGACTTTCAAGGCTTTAGTAGGAAATAAAATGCAACTTACAAAAGATGATCATTTATTTCTTTTGGGAGATTATATCGACAAAGGAATTGACAGTGCAGGAGTAATTGACTATATTTTGTATTTGAAAGAAAATGGCTATAAAGTCTTTCCACTAATGGGAAATCACGAACTTAATCTTTTAGAAGCTAGTCAAGAGTATAATGAACGTATGTTTCGGCTTTTTCTAAAGATTAATAAATGTAAAGGAATAGTAGATGAGCAATTAAAAATAAAACCACACTATTTAGCTTTCTTCGAATCTTTACCTTATTATTATGAGTTAGAAGATTATCATTTAGTACACGCAGGGTTTGATTTTCGCAACGAAAAACCTTTTCAAAATTATAAAGCAATGCTAGAAATTCGTCGTTTTCAAGCTGATACAGAACTTTTGAAAGGTAAAAAAATAATTCATGGTCATACGCCAACCAATCTTACAGATATTCAGAAAAGTATCACTAACAATGCTGTTGTCATTCCCTTAGACAATGGCTGTGTATATACAAAACCTCATAAAATTTTGGATTACAAACAGCTTGGGAATCTTTGTAGTTTGAATTTGGATAGTTTAGAGCTTATTTTGCAGAAGAATGTTGAGTAA
- a CDS encoding DUF6678 family protein, protein MNKEIAERTGFMNNTKWKYLFNKINALDYGFKALVKFLIDEKLRSFSIPKETDFINGKYLEQYCGTCELKEIEYIFIPSQRIYERNNRTEILEPRIENQEIDKLKKCLDTGKIIEYEETEKGIFIYGYGKK, encoded by the coding sequence TTGAACAAAGAAATTGCTGAAAGAACAGGTTTTATGAATAATACTAAATGGAAATATTTATTCAATAAAATAAATGCTCTTGATTATGGTTTCAAAGCACTTGTAAAGTTTTTAATTGATGAAAAGTTACGCTCCTTTTCTATACCAAAAGAAACTGACTTTATAAACGGAAAATATCTTGAACAGTATTGTGGAACTTGTGAATTAAAAGAAATTGAATATATTTTTATTCCTTCTCAAAGAATTTATGAAAGAAATAATAGAACTGAAATTTTAGAACCACGAATAGAAAATCAAGAAATAGATAAATTAAAAAAGTGCTTAGACACAGGAAAAATAATTGAATATGAGGAAACTGAAAAGGGCATATTTATCTATGGGTATGGAAAAAAATAA